A genomic segment from Pectinophora gossypiella chromosome 27, ilPecGoss1.1, whole genome shotgun sequence encodes:
- the LOC126378780 gene encoding uncharacterized protein LOC126378780, whose amino-acid sequence MASYREGRPRTSLAWVHFEIKDKEKGIATCNHCHASFSYRTSVSNLMKHLRGKHGYTRSELKGDEDGTEGDTENEDKEETKQNIKSEIWEYFDTKDEDEKVASCRLCLDQFSFKTSLSKLSSHLKSKHSIDFGKGSDDEDYKGTDDEDVSLAHLSESRGRGKSSEAWEYFEIKDDERKVARCNLCGALCSYRTSVSNLMKHARRKHNIRPRTSDGEEDPGDDHHEDSKVDTSVSRAQRSIVWLYFKCVDPDAKLSQCMICKKLLSHSTTLTNLKKHLERKHPNVKIPVREDGRKRILLSSGGELYEVEAGTKLDDDDDDDMNANDDVENQNDTLEMDTVYLEDFESLEESQKNRKPSTKKRVRNNTYSSSSEEEVTFINRYVKKHSDSFDHFGKYIASLLRKLPKETSSRLQADFVKQILSVESVTDKNNAYEVIVHDDSQDFVAVAVEGAPAK is encoded by the exons ATGGCGTCGTATCG CGAAGGGAGGCCGCGGACGAGCCTGGCGTGGGTACATTTTGAGATTAAAGACAAGGAAAAGGGGATAGCTACATGTAACCATTGTCACGCATCATTTTCGTACAGAACGTCTGTGAGCAATTTGATGAAGCATTTGAGGGGTAAACATGGGTACACGAGGAGTGAGCTCAAAGGCGATGAGGATGGGACAGAAGGGGACACGGAAAATGAAGATAAGGA ggaaacaaaacaaaatataaaaagcgAGATATGGGAATATTTTGATACTAAGGATGAAGATGAGAAGGTAGCGTCTTGTAGACTGTGCCTCGACCAGTTCTCATTCAAGACTTCATTAAGCAAACTGTCGTCGCACCTGAAGTCGAAGCACTCCATTGACTTTGGTAAAGGTTCTGATGATGAAGACTATAAAGGGACTGATGATGAGGATGTCAG TCTCGCGCACCTATCAGAAAGCAGAGGCCGTGGTAAGTCCAGTGAAGCATGGGAATACTTTGAGATCAAAGATGATGAACGGAAAGTGGCCCGCTGCAACCTGTGTGGGGCACTGTGCTCGTACCGGACATCAGTGTCCAACTTAATGAAGCATGCTCGCAGGAAACACAATATAAGACCACGGACCAGTGACGGTGAAGAGGACCCCGGGGACGACCACCATGAAGACAG CAAGGTAGATACATCAGTTTCCCGCGCCCAACGCTCCATAGTATGGCTGTACTTCAAATGCGTGGACCCTGATGCCAAGCTGTCCCAATGTATGATCTGCAAGAAACTGCTGTCGCACAGCACCACACTCACCAACTTGAAGAAGCATCTAGAGAGAAAACATCCCAATGTCAAGATCCCTGTCAGAGAAGACGGG cgCAAAAGAATCCTTCTGTCTTCCGGTGGAGAGTTATATGAAGTGGAAGCTGGTACCAagttggatgatgatgatgatgatgacatgaacGCCAACGATGATGTTGAGAATCAG aatgACACATTAGAAATGGATACCGTGTATTTGGAAGACTTCGAATCGCTCGAAGAATCACAGAAAAATCGTAAACCTAGTACAAAGAAACGCGTACGAAATAACACGTACAGTAGCAGTTCCGAGGAAGAAGTTACTTTCATTAAcagatatgtaaaaaaacacagCGATTCCTTTGACCATTTCGGGAAGTATATAGCTTCGTTGCTAAGAAAGCTGCCAAAGGAAACTTCTAGTAGGTTGCAAGCTGATTTTGTGAAGCAAATATTGAGTGTTGAGAGTGTAACAGATAAAAATAACGCGTACGAAGTAATAGTTCACGATGACAGCCAAGACTTCGTCGCGGTCGCGGTCGAAGGGGCGCCAGCTAAATAA